DNA sequence from the Kryptolebias marmoratus isolate JLee-2015 unplaced genomic scaffold, ASM164957v2 Scaffold38, whole genome shotgun sequence genome:
atggatgatggatgaatggatgatggatgaatggatgaatgccACCTCTTCTGctgaatattttatgttttattcacatCAACAGTTCCACACTTGGTTCCTTCAGAACACAACCAGCTTACAGGAAAGAACTCAGATCTGTTTCCTCACTAAAGCTCTGCTTGATGAAAGATTCATTTCTCTTTAGAAGACACATCTATGATATATGATTTGTCTACCTGAAACTAAAAAGACACCAAAGACCATCTGTTGGGAAGTAAAATCATGTTTAAGGCACATCTCTGTCTGAACCGATGTCCTCCGTGTTCTTCATGAAGATGTTTCCATCTGACTGCTTCTTCCAGCTCAGTCTGATGTCCCCGTCCACTCCCTGAtccttcagcttctgtttcagctgaaacacaaaaacactgaatatcaggtaaaaatgtgacaaaatccTGACAGAAGAAAAGTCTAAAACCAAACGCAGGTCTTTTTTTCCAATAAGAAATCCATCGTCTTCCTGAGTTTTGGAACATGGCAGGTGATCAGTTTTACCTTCTGCTGTCTCTGtcttctctgctgtgtttttatgtctctgtctgtcttatttgtctcctgctgtcctcctgtcctcacctgtcagTGAGCTCAGTCCTGTTCATATTTTCCTGTTGTTTCCTAAACTGAAAGCCTGATGATCTGTAAAACAAGAAGTGTTTACCTGTTTCAGCAGGTTTTCCAACACCTGAGGGTCATTCAGGTCCACTGAGGAGGTGTtaatcagcttcagcttcacGACTTTCTGTGAAAACcctgagaaacaaaaaggcttcaTCAGTTCAGTGATTTCTGCGTTTTCAGACATGGAGTCGATGGTTTATTATGTCCTGGTGGTGGGTATAATCCTGGAACTGACAGGGGGTGGGCTTTATTTTCATGAGTATAAttctaaatattaaacatttattctaaatatttaaaaaaaatatgcaaaaaagcCAGGCCCCCTACTCACCCCTGTAATCCTGGCCCTTCACTGGGTGTGgcttatttacatatttttacatagatttttttttgtgttgctttttttgccCATAACTTCAACTCTTCTTGTATCTCCAAACATAAAATAGTtcaaagaaagttttaaattgATGCTTACCATTTTGGCAAATGAATGCATTCTTCTTGTCGCAGTTCCAGTCCTCCCATCTTCCAGAATCTTGAAAATATATTGCAGCACAATGCTCCATGTTATCGTTGGGTTCCAGACCTCTCCAGTACCTGAACGAGGAGCTGCTTCCATCTGACCACTTCCAGGTGTCTCTGTAAAGACCGATCCAGTTTATTCCAGTACTTGGTATCAGCTCCTTCACCTTCTGGTTCTCTGCCTCGTTCCTCACACTGGCCAGGTCTGTGTGATGTTCTCTGCAGTAACTCTGAGCCTCAGTCCAGTTCATATAGGTGTTGACAAGGACAAATGTGGAATTTGGACCTGAAATTGGACCAGTTAGACTTTATTAAAGAGAGGCAATACAAGATGATCATCTATGGAAGAACTGAACacatcaaactgaaataaactacaggaaaacatgcagagagGCAGAAATCTGAACTATTTGTGTTCATAATTTTACCTTTGACATCAAAGCAGACTGATCTCGTGGAGTAAGAACATCCTACATCGGTCCAGGATCCGTCACTGTACATCGCTGAGCAGCTCTCATTTCCTTGGTAGTTGTCTGGTTGTCCAGGTCTCCAGTTTCTGAACTCTTTCTCATCGTGTTGGTAGAAGTCTGAGTCTGACATCGACCACCTCCAGCTGCTCACATCATCGTACAATCCAAACCAGGCTCGCTGGGAACAGAAATTCATATGTTCCTTGGCTTCTTTAATTATGTACATCTGCATGAATTCTGCCTCCCAGTGCTATCAGTTAGAACTCTTATCAAACCAGAATGTGATGAATCAAACAGTTTTGTGTCATTACTTGGATTATTTTATCCATATAAAATATATCCATATAACAACTAATTTTTAGtgtcaataaaacagaataattattGCACATGTAGGTAGAAGGTTTTCTCCctcctgaaacaaaaaagagatgAGAGAACAGGACATACATAGCTGTCCGATGGGTAGACCATTTGGCTTAAATCTTTCATGTTGTCCAGGATGTCCACGTCCTCCATGCTCTCAATAGTTGCCAGGTCTGTGTATTTCTCTCTGCAGTAACTCTGAGCTTCAGTCCAGTTTTTTGgctcataaacaaaataaaatgatcgtGCAGGAAGTGAGGAGACGGcagtcagagctgcagagacacacagaagCAAATTTAAATTGATGCAacatttctcctcagtttaaAGTGTTCTGATGGTAAAAGTGCCTCATGGACACAAAATTACTCCAAAGGTTTCTTTAAGGTTCTCACAGAGATgtgaataaataacttttatcaAACACTTGCCTGATGCAGCAGTGAAGAACAGAAGAACTTTCTCCATCCTGTCCTTTCTTCTGACTGAGCTGCTGAGATGGCATTTTCATCGCTTACCTGCAGTTTAATTATGCACACTATTTGCATTATTACCTCAGCGTTCACATCCTGATTGATTGGCAAGGCAAAACAATTCAAACCAgtattatttacataaataaggTCACTAATCCCAGGTGGTTTCAAGGTTAAGCTCCTAAATGGGAATAACTATCAGAACTTGGGGTCGGATCACTTCAAAAGgaagcaccgctccgaccctcgttactgTGGCTTCATGCCAAAGAAGCAGGACTTTCTTCCAGCAGCAGTcctaactttttttaattttaaaagaaagccaAATGGAGAGGAGCAACAGGAAGTTTCCcttcaaacaggaaatgaacgcacgctgtcattaaaaggtctgagctgcttccaggccgacagcctgagatcagtttgtgattcagaggaaaaaacataaacaatccatgtgggattaaacaaatgaaactgaaactgctgttgattagtttactctggtgtgagagttcataaactcTACCTGCAAGCGCACTCATTTTTAGCGAGTTAGCATCAAGTTAGCTTCGAGTTAGCTTCGAGTTAGCATTGCTAGCTCTCCTGCTGTCCTTATGTTGCTCTGCAGTGtcgtgtactgatgtcatgacaacgatcTGGGGGTAATCTGTTCTCATcgttccacgttcccaactcaGTTGTTATGCAggttgttttgtcggccatgatggtcctggagttttcatctgattctggagatccagccgttggttcaggttcatactggtatgatCGTATATTCATTTCTCCGCAAAGTCTTCAGcatttcttcttccatttccactacgAAAAACAACCGGACAGCAGCGGCGCTCTTGGCCGGCCAGGGCACAGCGCTCATAATGAACCCAGGGTGGAAAGTCtaccccacaaatcacccactttggaaattattgactaaagctctaaaaacaagttatttaagatTCTATGACATCATTCTCTGAAGCAATGTTGCCCTTCTTTTCTGCCTCCAGCTCAGTTTGACGTCTCTTCACTCCCTGATCCCTGCTAACGCTGCCTCATGGGGCCTTTTCTTCCACACTTGCTCGTGTTTTCACTGAACAACCTTTCTGACATTCTGTCCGTCACATTTTCTACTAGCTGTAAATTACAAGAACgtcatttaaaagtttatatgATAATTTGACTGAAACAATGAAGGAGAAATTCTTCATTTCCAAGGACACAACCTGCATGCAGCAGGTGATTCAGGCCACACCTGATGATAAAGTTACATAACAGAAAGGCTGTAGGTTTGTTCAGTTATGGACTCAGATGAGACACAACAGGtgagtttaaacttttattgtaaGATATGGAGGTGAACAGTCAAAGCAGAAGCTGCAACAGCaaatataacagaaaaaaacaaacaaacacccgGGGTGAATATATTctgtgaaaaacagaagaaccaTAATGTACAAGAACTTTGTTCCACAGGAAAATAAGGACTGCTAAACTCTCAGTAACATGGGATTGTATGATataaaagaatatataaatttaacattaaacaactcatcataaatttaaaagacaagttttaatttgtcagaAAAATACCTCTTTACTTTCGTATTAAAGGATTCAGTGACAATTCTTAATAAAGGAAAGACCTGGGAACCAAACTCCAACATAAAAGCCTTTTCTTCAAATGGTTTTTATAAGGCACAAAACTTCAGCTTCAggttggacaaaaacaaataataaacacaaaaaccccaaaactacaggaaaaaataaaacgctTTATAGGCTCAAGAAGAAAACTACCTTAAAAACTCCAAATAGCAACTAACTCTAACAGTAAACAGgtgaaaagaagacaaacacaagTATAAATACTCTGATTACCAAGAAGAAAAGTTCAACAGGAACCagtaaaacacagcaacaaccCCACAGCCATGGCATTTCAAGCTCTACCTNNNNNNNNNNNNNNNNNNNNNNNNNNNNNNNNNNNNNNNNNNNNNNNNNNNNNNNNNNNNNNNNNNNNNNNNNNNNNNNNNNNNNNNNNNNNNNNNNNNNNNNNNNNNNNNNNNNNNNNNNNNNNNNNNNNNNNNNNNNNNNNNNNNNNNNNNNNNNNNNNNNNNNNNNNNNNNNNNNNNNNNNNNNNNNNNNNNNNNNNNNNNNNNNNNNNNNNNNNNNNNNNNNNNNNNNNNNNNNNNNNNNNNNNNNNNNNNNNNNNNNNNNNNNNNNNNNNNNNNNNNNNNNNNNNNNNNNNNNNNNNNNNNNNNNNNNNNNNNNNNNNNNNNNNNNNNNNNNNNNNNNNNNNNNNNNNNNNNNNNNNNNNNNNNNNNNNNNNNNNNNNNNNNNNNNNNNNNNNNNNNNNNNNNNNNNNNNNNNNNNNNNNNNNNNNNNNNNNNNNNNNNNNNNNNNNNNNNNNNNNNNNNNNNNNNNNNNNNNNNNNNNNNNNNNNNNNNNNNNNNNNNNNNNNNNNNNNNNNNNNNNNNNNNNNNNNNNNNNNNNNNNNNNNNNNNNNNNNNNNNNNNNNNNNNNNNNNNNNNNNNNNNNNNNNNNNNNNNNNNNNNNNNNNNNNNNNNNNNNNNNNNNNNNNNNNNNNNNNNNNNNNNNNNNNNNNNNNNNNNNNNNNNNNNNNNNNNNNNNNNNNNNNNNNNNNNNNNNNNNNNNNNNNNNNNNNNNNNNNNNNNNNNNNNNNNNNNNNNNNNNNNNNNNNNNNNNNNNNNNNNNNNNNNNNNNNNNNNNNNNNNNNNNNNNNNNNNNNNNNNNNNNNNNNNNNNNNNNNNNNNNNNNNNNNNNNNNNNNNNNNNNNNNNNNNNNNNNNNNNNNNNNNNNNNNNNNNNNNNNNNNNNNNNNNNNNNNNNNNNNNNNNNNNNNNNNNNNNNNNNNNNNNNNNNNNNNNNNNNNNNNNNNNNNNNNNNNNNNNNNNNNNNNNNNNNNNNNNNNNNNNNNNNNNNNNNNNNNNNNNNNNNNNNNNNNNNNNNNNNNNNNNNNNNNNNNNNNNNNNNNNNNNNNNNNNNNNNNNNNNNNNNNNNNNNNNNNNNNNNNNNNNNNNNNNNNNNNNNNNNNNNNNNNNNNNNNNNNNNNNNNNNNNNNNNNNNNNNNNNNNNNNNNNNNNNNNNNNNNNNNNNNNNNNNNNNNNNNNNNNNNNNNNNNNNNNNNNNNNNNNNNNNNNNNNNNNNNNNNNNNNNNNNNNNNNNNNNNNNNNNNNNNNNNNNNNNNNNNNNNNNNNNNNNNNNNNNNNNNNNNNNNNNNNNNNNNNNNNNNNNNNNNNNNNNNNNNNNNNNNNNNNNNNNNNNNNNNNNNNNNNNNNNNNNNNNNNNNNNNNNNNNNNNNNNNNNNNNNNNNNNNNNNNNNNNNNNNNNNNNNNNNNNNNNNNNNNNNNNNNNNNNNNNNNNNNNNNNNNNNNNNNNNNNNNNNNNNNNNNNNNNNNNNNNNNNNNNNNNNNNNNNNNNNNNNNNNNNNNNNNNNNNNNNNNNNNNNNNNNNNNNNNNNNNNNNNNNNNNNNNNNNNNNNNNNNNNNNNNNNNNNNNNNNNNNNNNNNNNNNNNNNNNNNNNNNNNNNNNNNNNTTGATGATCTGTAAAACAAGAAGTGTTTACCTGTTTCAGCAGGTTTTCCAACACCTGAGGGTCATTCAGGTCCACTGAGGAGGTGTtaatcagcttcagcttcacGACTTTCTGTGAAAACcctgagaaacaaaaaggcttcaTCAGTTCAGTGATTTCTGCGTTTTCAGACATGGAGTCGATGGTTTATTATGTCCTGGTGGTGGGTATAATCCTGGAACTGACAGGGGGTGGGCTTTATTTTCATGAGTATAAttctaaatattaaacatttattctaaatatttaaaaaaaatatgcaaaaaagcCAGGCCCCCTACTCACCCCTGTAATCCTGGCCCTTCACTGGGTGTGgcttatttacatatttttacatagatttttttttgtgttgctttttttgccCATAACTTCAACTCTTCTTGTATCTCCAAACATAAAATAGTtcaaagaaagttttaaattgATGCTTACCATTTTGGCAAATGAATGCATTCTTCTTGTCGCAGTTCCAGTCCTCCCATCTTCCAGAATCTTGAAAATATATTGCAGCACAATGCTCCATGTTATCGTTGGGTTCCAGACCTCTCCAGTACCTGAACGAGGAGCTGCTTCCATCTGACCACTTCCAGGTGTCTCTGTAAAGACCGATCCAGTTTATTCCAGTACTTGGTATCAGCTCCTTCACCTTCTGGTTCTCTGCCTCGTTCCTCACACTGGCCAGGTCTGTGTGATGTTCTCTGCAGTAACTCTGAGCCTCAGTCCAGTTCATTGAGATGGTTATTATAACAAACGTTGCATTTGGtcctgaaacaacacaaaaaataacttgttaAGGACTGTACGGAAGAAGGAAGAAACTTGCAACCAAGAGAGCAACTttggaaaacagcagcagaaaggtaaaataaatctaaagtaCTTCATGTTTTGAGTCTGTAAGCATGAAAATGTCTCACCGCTGCTGTCAGAGCAGATGAAGTGGTGATTTATAGCACAATTGTCATCATGCCAGAATCCATCACTGTATATCTCTCCACAGTTCTCTCTTTCACCAACTTTGTTTGGTTGTCCGGATGACCATTTTCTGAAACCTTTCTCGTCCTGTTGGTAGAAGTCTGGGTCTGACATCGACCACTTCCAACTGTTCACATCATCGTACAATCCAATCCAGGCTCGCTAAAACAAAGGTTtcaattacaaaaacaatttgatGTGGCTTCTGTTCATCAAATCCCACACAAAATACTTTGTATTTATCTTTGCTTTGCATAAAATAAAcccatgaaataaaaaatacatcacatCCATGCAGTTTCAGTCTACGAGTACGTTAGCAGCCTTCTGTAAGGCATCACCATGGCTGGTGTGGGCCTGAATGTTTGGAATGCACTTTCAATATTCAGAAATATACAAAGAATAATCATTCCAAAGGTATTCCGGCTCATTCCGCCTCTCGTGTAATTAGGGTTGAAGGTGCAAGAACAGGACATACATAGCTGTCCGATGGGTAGACCATTTGGCTTAAATCTTTCATGTTGTCCAGGATGTCCACGTCCTCCATGCTCTCAAAAGTTGCCAGGTCTGTGTATTTCTCTCTGCAGTAACTCTGAGCTTCAGTCCAGTTTTTTGgctcataaacaaaataaaatgatcgtGCAGGAAGTGAGGAGACGGcagtcagagctgcagagacacacagaagCAAATTTAAATTGATGCAacatttctcctcagtttaaAGTGTTCTGATGGTAAAAGTGCCTCATGGACACAAAATTACTCCAAAGGTTTCTTTAAGGTTCTCACAGAGATgtgaataaataacttttatcaAACACTTGCCTGATGCAGCAGTGAAGAACAGAAGAACTTTCTCCATCCTGTCCTTTCTTCTGACTGAGCTGCTGAGATGGCATTTTCATCGCTTACCTGCAGTTTAATTATACACATTATTTGCATTGTTACCTCAGCGTTCACATCCTGATTGATTAGCAAGTGAAAACAATTCAAACCAGTATTATTTGCATATATAAGGTCACTAATCCCAGGTGGTTTGAGTCTTTTCACACTTTCCACACTCATGTAGAGGGCCAGGGGTGTTGACAGAAAAAATCTTTGCAGGCGTCCTCATGCAGCTCAGCGACGGTATGTAAacgatttgatttgatttacatGGAGCTGGGACATCTAGACAGAGTACCAGAGAGTGGTGGTGTGAAGAGTGGAGCGATGGTGTTATCAGACACTCTGACAGTCAGTCAGGAGGCACAGATGATGGATTGTAGATCCCTTATACTGCTGGTCCTCTTCAATGTCAGACAAGACAACATTGAGCTGTTTGGCCACAATGAcctgaagggggggggggattgaaAGCCTTGGTCAGATGGGGCCCAATGTCAACCTTAGGGTGGCACCATAACCAAAAGCCAGAACAGAATTTCAGGAGACttgggggcagagcatcttgtttacataaaatccggggagaaatgagaaattgaagatagctagcCAAGGCTAGCAtcaggggagccaaattcacaaacaatagttgttttggttcaggcagacttgttttcgtctgccttgaaaagtcttgccgatacttctcaatggcgaatccaaacagccaaattccaggaccattctgcctgattcgagcgagcaacttcctcaagatgtaacccatattattcatgagtcctGGAACCGCatttcagtctgcggtcctgtaaaagaatTGCATCCAACTTGCAATTCAGCTCctgtaaccacacagtttgattgttgaccgccgaatccatcaaacaaatttgacgataagtcaggtaactgcctaatccaaacagcagaactcctgttatcaaaaacccaaatgtgTCTTCCAGAGACAAAATcgtcagacaaacaatattccatttcctccaggaatccattgtgtatccagcaaaagaTGTCCCATCTGGACAGGCGGGCTCTGCCAAGTCCTGTCTTCCCATCGAGAAAATCTGATCAATTGTGTTGAGAGACCAGTTGACCAGatataaattttggagaatatgcaaaagagaggctctgaaaagagagcagggcagagaggaaAGGATGGTGTTGTCAAGGACCTCACCATCGCCAAAGCGGACTCCTTCCGCTTCCTGGGTATCACCATCACCCAGTACCTCAATTGGGAGCTGACCATCAGCTCCATCATCAAGAAAGCACAGCAGAGGATGTTCTTCTTACGACAGCTGAGGAAACTTAAAATGCCAACTGAGCTGATGGTgaagttttacacagctgtcatcGAGTCCATCCTCATCACCTCCATCACTGTGTGGTACACTGGGGCCACGAGCAGGGACAATCAGAGATTACAACACGTTGTGCGCTCTGCCGAGAGGGAGATCGGCTGCAACCTCTGACCTGTACAGGACCTGTCCTCCTCCAGGACTTTAGGACGAGCAGGTCGAATTGCAGCTGACCCCTCCCACCCTGGACACAGCCTGTTTAATCCTCTCCCCTCAGGCAAAAGACTACGGTCCATCCGGACCAGAACTTCCTgccacatgaacagcttctttccctctgccactaaactgctgaacaacagataattAACTCTAGCACGATACAGCCACTTTATCCACCTGCTATTATGCTATTATACACATGTACACgttaattaattttttgtttaattgttaacttattaatttgtatttgttttatttgcatcattACACCAGCCTGctaacttgtttactggcaatgAAGTGATTCTGATTCAAACTGATTCTTATGGGAAAAACACAGCGAGTTCTtgaaaacaacctttaaaatttgaatgaatgaaataaaaataataaaccaaacatgaatataagaaaaacatcagattatCAGGTTTTCactcgaaaaaaaaaaaaaaaatatgtttacatcCTAGTTTAATTcatgttagcttattatcagtttagTTTTGTAGGGTCATGCAGCAGAGTTGGGAATATCTCTATAAATCAGATGATTTCAAATCTGCAAACTCTTCTACGCCTGAGTGCCGACAGACTGCAAgggaaaatgaacatttcttcATGAGCTGCAAGGAAGATGCCACAGTGCCCCCTTTTGGAGATTCAAGGTTCCTGCTCATTATATTTTGGACTATCTGACACCATGtgcatttttatctgtttaaaataagtttctgaCCTGCAGTCTTCCTCTTAAAATGTGATATTGTGCCtaacttttctattttcagtcacaaGAATGACCCCTGGTTCCTactttaaaactgactaaattcaCACTGTCCACCtttaatgtcttgtttttttaaaagttatattgTGTATCTTTTAATTACCTGTCAGATGTCATGTGAGaacattattaacattattttactgTGATCTAGCAGAGCATATTACACGTGTTAGTAAAATCCTATCAGTATTATAAATCCAGTGATGTTAGAAAGTTTATAAACATGTAATGTGTCCCTTTCGCTGCTAATTAACCAGGATTCATTGATTTTTGAAGACTTAGCTCCATGTGAGAAAAACTTAAATCAGTCACTGATCGACTCTGgttcctccttttttattagatttaattttgAGGTGAAAGAATGCAAACATTAAATTACgtttagttttttctctctttgtccAAAAGCATCAGAACTCCCCCTCTGAGTATGGGTAACGCTCATTGGCCAAATGACCACCGAAACACCCGCCTTCTTTCAAGAACCGCGGCTCTGATTGGATTATCGGC
Encoded proteins:
- the LOC108229084 gene encoding macrophage mannose receptor 1-like encodes the protein MEKVLLFFTAASALTAVSSLPARSFYFVYEPKNWTEAQSYCREKYTDLATIESMEDVDILDNMKDLSQMVYPSDSYRAWFGLYDDVSSWRWSMSDSDFYQHDEKEFRNWRPGQPDNYQGNESCSAMYSDGSWTDVGCSYSTRSVCFDVKGPNSTFVLVNTYMNWTEAQSYCREHHTDLASVRNEAENQKVKELIPSTGINWIGLYRDTWKWSDGSSSSFRYWRGLEPNDNMEHCAAIYFQDSGRWEDWNCDKKNAFICQNGFSQKVVKLKLINTSSVDLNDPQVLENLLKQLKQKLKDQGVDGDIRLSWKKQSDGNIFMKNTEDIGSDRDVP
- the LOC108229085 gene encoding macrophage mannose receptor 1-like, producing the protein MEKVLLFFTAASALTAVSSLPARSFYFVYEPKNWTEAQSYCREKYTDLATFESMEDVDILDNMKDLSQMVYPSDSYRAWIGLYDDVNSWKWSMSDPDFYQQDEKGFRKWSSGQPNKVGERENCGEIYSDGFWHDDNCAINHHFICSDSSGPNATFVIITISMNWTEAQSYCREHHTDLASVRNEAENQKVKELIPSTGINWIGLYRDTWKWSDGSSSSFRYWRGLEPNDNMEHCAAIYFQDSGRWEDWNCDKKNAFICQNGFSQKVVKLKLINTSSVDLNDPQVLENLLKQVNTSCVA